CAACAAAAGCGTCTATGTGCTCTACTATAACCGTGACATGCTGGAGAAGAACTCCATCAAGGTTCCCAGGACCTGGGATGAGCTCAGCGAGGCATCGAAGAAGCTCACCGTGAGGAGCGGCGATGAAGTCAAGGTCTACGGCTTCATCTACACCCCGTCAGTTGATATGTTCGGCCACTGGCTTTACGCTTACGGCGGCGAATTTATCTCAGGCGACGTCGCCACTTTCGGAAACGCCAGAGGGGTGAAGGACCTGGAGTACTGGGTCCAGCTCACCAACAGCGACAGGACCGCCCTTCCCAGCTTCAATGCCTACGATGACTTCCTCAAGGGGAAAGGGGCTTTTTATATCGATTCCACCTCGCGGATTGCCCCGCTGATGAAGCACTGTCCCTTCAGCTTCGGCATCGCTTCCGTGCCTGAGGGGAGCGAGAGGACCTATCAGTCTGCAGGGACCAACCTCGCCATCTTCGCAAAGAGTGATGAAAAGAAGGAGGCTTCGTGGCGCTTCATGCGCTTCCTTGTGGCTCCTGAGAACACGGCATTCTGGGCCATCAACACCGGCTATCTGCCCGTACGCCAGTCGGCGGTGAAACGTCCGGACTACCAGGTTTTTCTCAAGAGCCACCCCGATTTCAGCGTGGGAATCCAGTCTATCAACTACGCGAAGTCGCCGCCAAGAAACCCTGCCTGGGAAACCATAAGAAACTATATCAACGATGCTATTTACGAGGCCATATCGCAGACTGCGACGCCCACCAAGGCCCTCGAAAAGGCAGTGACCCATTCCAATGACCTTCTCAAAGGAATGAAGGGGCAGTGAAGCAAGAAAGGGGCATTCCCTTGAATAAGAAATTAGCTGTCATACTCCTGAGCATTGTGCTGTTGTGGTGCTGCGGCAGGGGAGCCTCAGCGGCACAGGTTTCCTATGTGACTGTCACGGTGAATGGCAAGGCTTTGAAAGAGAAAGCCATTTATGTCGAGGGGCTTGTGTATCTCCCTGTCGATGCCATAGCAAATGCCCTTGGCGTCTCCTACGAATGGGATCCTTCGAAGAAAAGAATCACCTTTAACGGGAAGCCTCTCACCGGCAAGGCCATCAAGATACAGGGCGTCCTTTACGTTCCGTCGGTGTCTGTGGCAGAAAATACCAACGGACGGATCAAAATGGATCCCCAGAGCAAAGCTCTCAGCATATTTACTGGAAAAGACATCGGCGTAAAGACACCCACGCCGACCCATACCCCGGTGGCAACGCCCATCCAGAGCGTGAATGAGCCCTTTATACCGATAAAAGCAGAGAATGACGTCTTTAAAGTGACGATAACCAACCTGGAGACCGTTACCACCGTCAAGGGGCAGAACACTTCCAGGTCGGGCAACAAGTTCATTATTATATATTTATCTCAGCAGAACATTTCCAACGAGGTGCAGATCTATACGGGAAAGTTCGCTCTCGTGGACAGCAGCAGGCAGGTCTATGAATACCAGGAGAGCCTGAGCAATTTCTGGCTCCTGGTGCTGCGCCCCGGGGGAAACAACTTCGGCTACCTCGTCTTTGAAATCCCGGTGAATGTCCAGCCCATGCAGGTGGTGCTCTCGACGACCACGAGGCCTCCCCTCACGCTCAACCTCCGGTAAGATGAAAGCACTGTTCAAGAAGATCGCCTGGTTTTTCTCCTTCCTGGTGCGCTATACCGATGAGCTCACCCTCGCTTTTATTGCGGTCTTTCTCTATATTGCCGCGGGGAGCACGCAGACCGGATGGCTTTACTTTATTGTCTCCCTCATTATTTCTGTGCTCCTGCTCGGAGCAGTGCTTCCTCAGCTCAATATAAAGGGTATTAAGGTATGGAGGGAGCTTCCTTCCTTCTGCTACGAGGGAGAGACTATCACCTTGACCCTGAGGGTGCAGAATGAATCTGGAAGGAGAAAGAACCTCATCTCTCTCAGGGAGGACTCCTTAGACCCCCTCTTTTTCTCCTCTTCCGGGGAGGCATTCCCTGTTCTTACCCTGGAGAAGGATGAAGCGCCGAGTGTCTCCACCTCCCTCACCTGCCTGCGGCGCGGTATCGTGAAGCTCGAGGGCATCAGGATCCGCACCTCCTTCCCCTTCGGATTCTTCCCGGCCGAGCGCCATGTCAATTCATCACGATGGATCTCCATTCTGCCAGTCGGCCCCCGTATCGAGATGCTGAGCGGGGTAATGACCGCGATAAACTCGGCAGGGTGGCATATTTCCCTCTCTTATGCGGGGACAAGCCACGAATTTCTCGGGATAAGGGAATATGAGCCGGGCGACAGCACAAGGACGATCCACTGGCCGAGCACCGCAAAGCTCGGCAGGCTCATGGTGAAAGAATTTTACCGGGAGAGGCTCACCACCCTCATAGTGGTCATAGATGCCGTCGAGCTGTCGAGCCTCGGCGAGGGAAAGGAATCAGCGCTTGAATACGAGATAAAGGTGGCCGCCGGCATTGTTGAGTGTGCAGGCCGCC
This genomic interval from Candidatus Eremiobacterota bacterium contains the following:
- a CDS encoding ABC transporter substrate-binding protein yields the protein MFPSSIRTIAGIVFLAFLACSVLAGATPALGKDPVQVVFWHAMRGEKQVALAKLIEKFQKENPDVTVQEVAALSPHERGLGNDYNHLYLKLLQAVAQNTPPDLAQVYENWATQFIEIKAITPVEEFRKGKYPLTDKEKEDFFPIFREANSFNGALWTIPFNKSVYVLYYNRDMLEKNSIKVPRTWDELSEASKKLTVRSGDEVKVYGFIYTPSVDMFGHWLYAYGGEFISGDVATFGNARGVKDLEYWVQLTNSDRTALPSFNAYDDFLKGKGAFYIDSTSRIAPLMKHCPFSFGIASVPEGSERTYQSAGTNLAIFAKSDEKKEASWRFMRFLVAPENTAFWAINTGYLPVRQSAVKRPDYQVFLKSHPDFSVGIQSINYAKSPPRNPAWETIRNYINDAIYEAISQTATPTKALEKAVTHSNDLLKGMKGQ
- a CDS encoding DUF4352 domain-containing protein, producing MNKKLAVILLSIVLLWCCGRGASAAQVSYVTVTVNGKALKEKAIYVEGLVYLPVDAIANALGVSYEWDPSKKRITFNGKPLTGKAIKIQGVLYVPSVSVAENTNGRIKMDPQSKALSIFTGKDIGVKTPTPTHTPVATPIQSVNEPFIPIKAENDVFKVTITNLETVTTVKGQNTSRSGNKFIIIYLSQQNISNEVQIYTGKFALVDSSRQVYEYQESLSNFWLLVLRPGGNNFGYLVFEIPVNVQPMQVVLSTTTRPPLTLNLR
- a CDS encoding DUF58 domain-containing protein, giving the protein MKALFKKIAWFFSFLVRYTDELTLAFIAVFLYIAAGSTQTGWLYFIVSLIISVLLLGAVLPQLNIKGIKVWRELPSFCYEGETITLTLRVQNESGRRKNLISLREDSLDPLFFSSSGEAFPVLTLEKDEAPSVSTSLTCLRRGIVKLEGIRIRTSFPFGFFPAERHVNSSRWISILPVGPRIEMLSGVMTAINSAGWHISLSYAGTSHEFLGIREYEPGDSTRTIHWPSTAKLGRLMVKEFYRERLTTLIVVIDAVELSSLGEGKESALEYEIKVAAGIVECAGRQRIPLMLAASEGDEVHVLKNSRSLQALEFLAGIENRGRKSSSALLDEVFSRSAMRGHILLLQTEPAFDYEVIKKVLRTGSKIQVVFFQGFTFHRGSFPEGDYRKAREELSGLGVPVMSVNKGDNLEERLSQWSAGHAEAL